One genomic segment of Bradyrhizobium diazoefficiens includes these proteins:
- a CDS encoding tripartite tricarboxylate transporter TctB family protein, with translation MRLSDSITGSFLIVLGAASAYGGWILPPVPGQPVGPNVFPLVIGIGLALCGLAIVFGIGHSFEEEEELIPLEHGQMAAAAPPPQGRLYSVRALLPPALLLFYVFAADRLGFIITAAIMVYVTSTALGAKWKLALPLAALSPFAIHLIFGKLLRVPLPAGLLPTPW, from the coding sequence ATGCGTCTTTCCGACTCCATCACGGGATCGTTTCTCATCGTACTCGGCGCGGCTTCCGCCTATGGCGGCTGGATCCTGCCGCCGGTGCCGGGGCAGCCGGTCGGCCCCAACGTGTTTCCGCTCGTGATCGGCATCGGGCTCGCGCTGTGCGGGCTCGCGATCGTGTTCGGCATCGGACATTCCTTCGAGGAGGAGGAAGAGCTGATCCCGCTCGAGCACGGCCAGATGGCGGCCGCTGCCCCGCCGCCACAGGGCAGGCTCTATAGCGTGCGCGCCCTGCTGCCGCCGGCGCTGCTGCTGTTCTATGTGTTCGCCGCCGACCGGCTCGGCTTCATCATCACCGCGGCGATCATGGTCTACGTCACCTCGACCGCGCTCGGGGCCAAGTGGAAGCTGGCACTGCCGCTCGCGGCGCTGTCGCCTTTCGCCATCCACCTCATCTTCGGCAAGCTGCTGCGCGTCCCGCTGCCCGCCGGCCTGTTGCCGACGCCCTGGTAA
- a CDS encoding tripartite tricarboxylate transporter substrate binding protein, whose product MSKMTRRTFAASTAAVAASAAFGLKRALAQAYPARPVTVIVPWGAGGGTDATARIVAALLEKDLGQPFNVVNRTGGSGVVGHSAIATAQADGYTIGMLTVEISMMHWQGLTELTPRSYTPLALMNEDPPGVQVSSSSPYKSVKELAEAIRAAPPGKFKASGTGQGGIWHLALVGWMQAMGLPANQVAWVPSNGAAPAMQDLAAGGLDLTTCSVPEARAIIEAGKARSLAIMAPARNPIFKDVPTLKEAIGIDYATGAWRGIGAPKNLPPEIATKLTAALKKVYDSAEFKDFMSNRGFGTVWGDAGEFAGFMDKGDAQMGDAMKAAGLSKV is encoded by the coding sequence ATGTCCAAGATGACGCGCCGCACCTTTGCGGCCTCAACCGCCGCGGTCGCGGCATCCGCCGCGTTCGGCCTCAAGCGGGCGCTTGCACAAGCCTATCCAGCGCGGCCGGTCACCGTGATCGTGCCCTGGGGCGCGGGCGGTGGCACCGATGCGACCGCGCGCATTGTCGCAGCGCTGCTGGAGAAGGACCTCGGCCAGCCCTTCAATGTCGTCAACCGCACCGGCGGCTCCGGCGTCGTCGGCCATAGCGCGATCGCGACGGCGCAGGCTGACGGCTACACCATCGGCATGCTCACCGTCGAAATCTCGATGATGCACTGGCAGGGCCTGACCGAGCTGACGCCGCGGAGCTACACGCCCCTTGCTTTGATGAATGAAGATCCGCCGGGCGTCCAGGTGTCCTCCTCCTCGCCCTATAAGTCCGTGAAGGAGCTCGCCGAGGCGATCAGGGCGGCACCGCCCGGCAAGTTCAAGGCGTCGGGCACCGGCCAGGGTGGCATCTGGCACCTGGCGCTGGTCGGCTGGATGCAGGCGATGGGCCTGCCCGCCAATCAGGTCGCCTGGGTGCCCTCGAACGGCGCGGCGCCGGCGATGCAGGACCTCGCCGCCGGCGGCCTCGACCTCACCACCTGCTCGGTGCCGGAGGCGCGCGCCATCATCGAGGCCGGCAAGGCCAGGAGCCTCGCCATCATGGCGCCCGCGCGCAACCCGATCTTCAAGGACGTGCCGACGCTGAAGGAGGCGATAGGCATCGATTACGCGACCGGCGCCTGGCGCGGCATCGGTGCGCCGAAGAACCTGCCGCCGGAGATCGCAACCAAGCTCACTGCGGCGCTGAAGAAGGTCTACGACTCCGCCGAGTTCAAGGACTTCATGAGCAATCGCGGCTTCGGCACGGTGTGGGGCGATGCCGGAGAGTTCGCTGGCTTCATGGACAAGGGCGACGCCCAGATGGGCGACGCGATGAAGGCCGCGGGCCTGAGCAAGGTGTGA